The genomic DNA CGAGGCGTTGTAGTCCCCGTCGACCTCGTACCCGCATTCGTTGCACGCGAACCACCCCGTCTCCGGGTCACGGTTCGTACTGGATTGGTGGCCACACTGAGAGCAGGTCTGCGAGGAAAAGGCAGGGTTGACCGACTCGACGCGAATCCCGTACTCGCTGGCTTTGTACGCGATCTGCTCCTGGAGTTCCCGGAACGCCCAGTTGTGCATCTGGCGTTTGACCCGGTCATCGTGGGCGTCCATCCGCTCGCGGATGTGGGTCAGGTCTTCGACGGCGATGTACGAACAGTCGTGGGACAGAGCTTCCTCCACGACTCCGCGCGAGATGTTGTGCAGGCGGTCCAAGACGAAGCGGTTTTCTCGTCCCGACAGTCGCTGTAACACCTGCCGAGCGGAACGAGTGCCTTTGTCTTGGAGGCTTCGTCGCACGCGGAAGTAGTGGTTCTGCCTCCACAGCAGTTCGCCACCGTCGAAGAACCGTCCCGTGCTGGTTACAGCGACGTTCTTCAGGTTCAAATCCACACCCAGCACCCGGTCGCCGTCCCGTTGCTCTACCTCTTTTCGCACGACGATGTGGAGGTAGAACGTGTCGGCATCCGGGTCGTAGTGGAGTTCGCCCATCCGTTTCTCGTAGTCGTCGTCTTCGAGGTACGACCGCTGGTACTCACCGAGTACGAAGTCGGATTCGACCCGGCCGTTCACCGTCGAGAGGGTCGCATACTCGTCTTTGATGGTGAGCGTCCGCTTGTCGTACACGACGGTTGACTGGTCGAAGGTCGGGAGTGGTCGGCTGTTCCCCTTCTTCCAATCTTCGACGGTGGATTTCAGCATCTCCACGGCCTTCGAGTACGAGCGCACCACGAGGTTGGCGGGGAGGTCGGTTTCGTCCCGTAGGTCGTGGTACACTTCGTCGTGGATGGTGGACTTGTTGGTAATCAGGTAGCCGTCGTCGTTCTCGCCGTGGTTCACGGTGTAGTTGACGGCGGTTTGGAACTGCTGGATGGTTTGATGGAGGTCGTCGTGTTGCTCATCGGGCACGTTGAGTTTTACCCGAACCGTTCGGTCAACCTCCATCACGACTTCACACATAGGCCAGTTTCTTATGAGCGTTTGGGAGTGAGTCGGTCGTATGTTGATAGGGTGTCACGGTGTTGTCGGCTTCCTCCCACCCCTGAAGGGGTGGGCTTCCGCCTTGCTCCGCTGTGAGGACGGCCCGGCGTCGACCGGCCGGCGACACCGGCGCCCGTCAGAGATCACCGGCGAGTGCGGCACGGAACCGCTCGGCGGAGGTGGCGAGGTACTCTGCGTCGTCGGTGAACACCTCGACGGAGGCGGTCGCGTCGGACACGGTCTCGGCGATCACCGGGCCGAGCGCGTCGAACTCTACGTCGCCGCTACCGACCGGGAGGTGTGTGTCGCCGCGGTGGCGCACGTCGTGGACGTGGAGGTGAGCGACGCGGTCGCCACGGGTTCGGAGGAACTCGACGACACCCTCCGTGTCCGCCTCCGCGGCCGCGTACCCCACGTCGAGACAGACGCTCACGTCCGCGGCCGTCGCGAGTTCGCCGACTCGGTCCAACGAGAGTCCACCGGCGTAGCCGACGGTCTCGAAACACACCTCGACGCCGTGTGCCGCGGCGCGGTCCGACAGTTCCGCGAGTCGGTCGATCAGCGTCTCCGTCGCGTGGCCCGCGCCGCGAGCACTCGGGTGTGCGACCGCCCGCTCGACGCCGACACTCGCCGCCACCTCGCACAACTCGTCGACGTACGCCGCCGTCGCGGCGTCGATCTCCGGCACCGGGGTCGCGATCGGCTGGTGGTACGGGAGGTGGACGACCGGGTCGAGTCCGGTCTCCGCGAGCACCTCGCGGACGGCGTCCGGCGCGAACTCCTCACGCGTGATCTCTCCCTCGCCGAGACCGAACTCGACGAACGCGAACTGTTCGGGCAACTCCGTGGCGGTGTCGAGGTACGGCCCGACGGCGGCTCCGATCTCCATACCACCCCGGTCGGGCGCCGGACACCTGTGCGTGTCGTCGTCGATCCATCTCCCTCGACGTGTCGGAACGTTGATACCGGGCTACGCCGTCACTGTCGCCGTGCGACGATTCCACCTGTTCTACGGCTCGCTGTTGGTCGCCGGTGTCTCGTGGACTGTCGGTGTCACCCCGACACTCGTTCGTGACGCGGTACGTCCCGTGGACGTCGGTTCGCTCGTCGCGAGCGTCGGCGTGGCGCTGGTCGCCACCTTCGCACTCGTGACTGACTCTCCCGACGAGTTCGAGGGGTCCCGGGTCGCCACCCTGTCGACGGGGGTCGGCGCGGTCGGTGCCCTCGTCGTCACACTGCTCCGACTCCTGTGAGTCTCCCACCGCCGGTCGAGCGCCGGTGTCCGGCGACGGTGGACACACTCGGCCCGATTCGTAGCCCGTGCGATCCGGGTGGAGTTATAACGAACGCGTGACAGACGAACGTGTACCCGCGGAGGTCCGCTCGATGCAACTCCACCCAGACCGCGTCCACGTCGTCCCGCTCCAGTACGAGTACGACAGAGTGATCGAACCGCTCCGGAGCCACGGTGCGGACGTGGTGTACCTCCTGTACGACGAGACACTGCCGGAACGGCCGACGTACTGGGACGAGTTGGGTGCGGAGATCACCGACGGGGTCGTCGCCGAGAGCGACTGCCACTGGATCGGTGCCGACCACGGCGACCCCTACGACGTGTTCGGACTCGTGACGACGCTGTCACAACACCACTTGGAAGACAGCACCGGGGTGAACGTCGCGACGGGGAGCACGCTCGCGGCCATCGGCGCGGCGTTCGGCTGTATGGACACGGACACGGCGGCACAGGCGTACTACCCCCACGCGGCCTCGCGTGCCGTCGACGGAACCGAGGAGCCGGTCACGTCCGGCTACGACGGGGAGACGGAACTGGTCGAGTACCCGATCTGGTCCCCCTCCCGGGAGCAGGTCGCGATGCTGGCCGTCGTCACCGTCGAGAGCGACTCCGTCGCAGACCCGAAGAAACGCACGTTGATCGACCGCGGGCTGGAGTTGGCGGTCCGGCACGACGAGACGCTCCCGTTCGTCGAGGGGGCGGTCGCGGCCGCCGCGGACGACCGCGCCGACGGCGAGCCGATCGAGTTCGGCACCCACCTCTCGCGGAGCGAACAGGTGAGTGCCTACGCCCGCCTGAGCAGTCACGTCACCGACCCGCTGGAGGACCGGGGCTACCTGGAGACGCGCGAGTCCGGCCGACAGGTGATCCTCGAACCGACGGAGACCGGCCGGAAGACGCTGCAGGCGTTCCGCCACGAGATCGAGTCGCTGCTGGACCCGCTGTCCGAGATCTACCGCCGCAGCGGCATCCCCGACGCCGAAGTCCCCGACTGGCTCGAACCCGACCTTCCGGAGTACTGATAGGACTGGTTCGCTCGGGACGGCCTCTCGGGCACTGCTCGACTCGTTCAGCATTGTAACGATGTCGTCGTTAGTAATCACACAGTACTGACACACGTCCCCGGCGTACGGGAGAGTGAGGTGACACGAGATGCGCCCCAAAGCCCCCGCAGATCCGAAGACGAGTTGGAGCCACGAACGTGACCGCACCGTCTCGGGACGGTCGGTCCTGCTGATCGCCGCCGTCGCGGTCGCGTTCCTGGCGACGCTGCTCGTCGTCTCGTACGTCGTCCCACTGTTGGGCGCGCTGGCCTGACGGGAGCCCCGTTCACGCCTCTCGCGCCCGCAGTCTCGGCTCCGACGGGACCGAAGGGCCGGCGGGGCGACACGCTCGCCCCACCGGCCCGGTCCCCCCGGCCGGTCCGTCGTGGAGCCGGACCGACCGGTGCCCTCCACCTCGACGCTCCGGCCCTCCACCTCGACGCTCCGACCCTCCACCTCGACGCTCCGACCCTCCACCTCGACGCTCCGGCCCTCCACTCGGAGGCGGACGACGCGGGCCGTCCACTTCCCGACGCCACTCGTGTGTCGTGTCGAGCGCGCCACCGTCCGAGCGGAACCGCTTAGCGCCCGCGGACCCACCACCGAGCGTGCCCACTCCAGACGGAGCCGTCCCGACTGCCGTCACCGACGCCACGGTCGTCTACGGCGGGGTACTCGTCGACGACGGCGTCACCGTGCTCGCCTGTGGCGACCGACGGGCTACGGCGTTCCTCACGGCCGTCGGGACCGTCCGCCGTGACCTCGACCGCTTCCTCGGCGACCTCGAAGACGACCTCGGAACCGACCTCGGACGAGTCGGTCGCTACGGCGAGTCGCCGCCCGACGACGACCCGCCGACTGTCCACGACCGCGAGCGTGCGGCCGCGCTGACGCGACGCGCCCGAGCCGTCGCGTTCCACCTCCAGACGGCGGACGGGCGGTGGCGACGAGTTCGCGAGACGGACCGAGACGCCTTCGCGTCCGGAGAGTCGCTCCCCGCACTCGCACGACTGGCGCGACGCACGAGCGAGGACGCCCGCCGCCGGGTCGCGGCGCGACCACCGGCCGTCGTCGACAGACTGGCGGACGCACTCGACGAGGGTGGATTCTGACCGAGGTCGGCCGGCGACGCGATCGGTCCGGATCGTCCGACCGTGCGATCACACGACCATCCCCGCGCAGGGAGCGTAACACACATACTCGCCAGTCCAGTGATCCCACCCGATATGCAATTCTGTGACGAGTGTGGCTCGATGATGCACACGGAGGGCGACACGTGGGTGTGCGGGTCGTGTGACAACGTCGACGAGCGGGACCCGGAGGCGGAGGCGGCGATGACGACGCGGGACGGACAGCGAGACGACGGCGCACCCGACGTGGCCGACGCGACCCGAGACGCCGACGAGACGGTCGCAGAGCCGTGTCCGGCGGAGGACTGCGACGGCGAGCGGGCGAACTACGAGATGCTGCCGAAACCGGGCGGCTCCTACGAGGTCCGCCTGTTCACCTGCGTCGAGTGTGGTCACAAGTGGCGCGGGTCCTGAGGGCGCGACTCCCGCGCGGTCACCACTCACCTGCGAGACGTGTGTCACGACCGACGCGTCCAGAACGCGACGGTCGCGGCGAGCAGTCCGAGGGCCGCGGCGACACCGGGGACGCCGAGCCGGATCGCCTCGTCGGTGACCCCGAACACGTCCAGCGGAGCGAACCCGTTGAGGGTGCCGGCGTACCAGACGACGAGCGCCCCGAGTGGGAACGCTCGTCGACCGCCCATCCAACCGAGTGCGGCCGCGACCCCGGCCAGACACACCACACCACCGAGCGGCGCGACTGCGGCGGCCAACTCGCCTGCGAGTGCGAGTCGGACGGACACACCACTCACCGACGCGACGCCGACGAGCACCGCCGCGGCCAGCTCCGCCGGTGGCCGTCGGTGGGCGTACCGTGTCGCGCCGATCACCGGCACGGTCCCGTGACGGTCGGCTCGGACACCGACGGCAGACCAGACGAACAGCGGCCAGATTCCGGCGACCGGGAGGACGACCGCTCGCGCGGTGTCGGCCGACACCGCGAGACCGGCCACCACGAGTGCGAGTGCCCCGAGTCGCCACCGCCGCGACTGGCCGGCGAGTGCGACACGGAGTTCGCCGAGTACGAGTCGCCCCCACGACGCCGACCGCGTCGTGTCGGACTCGCCGAGCCACGACAGATCCGACACCGCACCCGACGCCGCAGCCGGTGCCCCCGTTCGCTCCGAATCCTCGCCGGTGGCGCCGTGTCTGCCGTCGTCGCTCGTGGCGCTGTGTTTACCGTCGTCGCCGGTAGCGCCGTGTCCGCCGTCGTCGTTCGCGAGCAGGTCGCTCCGGTCGAACGCCACCGCCCCGACGACGAACAGTGGGAGCGCGGCGGCGACCAGGAGTCCCCGACCCACGAGCGCGTGACCGTCCAACCGAACTCCCTCCCAGACGAAGCGGTCGGTGACCGTCGCCCCGCTCACGCCGAAACTGGGTAGCCGCGTCGGTGTCGATCCGTCGGCGAGCGCTCGCGCCGCACTCTCGACGACCGGGGTGAACCCGAGCGGGTCGACCCACGCGAGGGTCGGTCCGATCGTCGGATCGGGGAGTCCCGGGGCAGAGACGCCGACACTCACCAGCCCGACCGTCGCGCCGAGGACCACGAGTCCGCAGCCGACGGCGACGTAGAGTCCCCCGGCGACCGAGTGGAGTGGGCGGACCGACGCGAGGACCGCGATCACGGCGGCGGCGAGGACGACGGTCGGGACGACCAGGAGGAGGAACGTGATCACCCCCGTCGGCGAGACGGCGACGCCGAGCGAGACGAGACTGGTGAGCAACGCACCCAGGAGGACGACCCCAGTGAGCGCCCCGAGCGAGACGACGGTCTCGACCACGGTCGCGAGGAAGACCAGTCGATCCGAGGCGGCCGTCGCCGCGCAGACCTCGCCGACGCCGGTCTCGCGGTCCCTCTCGAGCACGCCGCCCGCGACGACCCACCCACCGAGCAAGACGACGGTCGTCGCGGTCATCGCGGCGACCGACACGAGCCACGGTCCGTTGCGGACCGGCGCGACGGTCCCGCCGAACGTCAGCCCGACCGTACCGGTCGTGATCGAGGCACCGAGGTAGGCGACCACACCGACCGCCGCGAGGAAGCGCCGTCTCCGTGTCCGTTCGCGGACGCGGCCGCGGACGATCCGGGCGAGACGACGCACCGTCACCGCTCGACCACCCCTGGGTCGACCGCTCGGGTGGCGGCCGTGTCGACGATGTCGAGGTAGGCGTCCTCCAGCGTCGGCTCCCGAGGTTCGGCGTCGGGCGTGGGTCGCTCCGTCGCGATCACGTCCACAGTCACGCCGTCGCTCGTCCGTGTCGTCGAACGCACCCGGTACCGCTCCCGGAGGTCGCTCACGCCCTCTCGATCCGTCTCGACGGTCCAGCAGTGACCCGCCACCCGGTCGATCAACGACGCCGGTCGGCCCCGCTCGACGACGCGGCCGTCGGCGAGCAACACCACGTCGGTCGCCGTCGCCTCCACGTCGGGGACGACGTGTGTGGAGAACACGACGACTCGCCGTTCGCCCAGTCGGGTCACCAGATTCCTGAAGCGGACACGCTCGGCCGGGTCCAGCCCCGCGGTCGGCTCGTCGACGATCACCAACGCCGGGTCCGACAGCAGCGTCGCCGCGAGGCCGACCCTGCGACGCATCCCCCCGGAGAAGGTTCCCAACCGCTCGTCCGCCGCGTCGGAGAGGTTCACGGTCTCCAGCAGCCGCTCGATCCGGTCGGCGGCGGTGTCCGACGGCACCCCCTCCAGCGCGGCGACGTAGTCCAGGTACTCGCGGGCGGTGAGGTTCGGGTAGACGCCGAACCGCTGTGGGAGGTACCCACACACCCGTCGGATCGCGGCCGGCGTGTCGGTCACGTCCTCGCCGTCCCACTCGATCCGCCCACTCGTCGGACTCGTCACTCCCGCGATCGTCCGCAGGAGGGTCGACTTCCCGGCGCCGTTCGGTCCGAGGAGTCCGAGCACGCCCACGTCGGCCTCGAAACTCACGTCGGAGACGACGGTCGTCTCTCCGTACCGTTTCGTCACCTCGTCGACACGGAGGCGGGGACCGGTGTCGCTCACGCGTGTTCACCTCCGTCGACGGCGTCGCGCCAACTTCTCGTGTCCACGAGCGAGCCGGCGACTCGCGTCCGTCCGTACACCGCGAGCGCGACCAGTGCCGTCACCCAGATCGGGACGGTCTGTGAGAGGTACCGGAGCGCCGTCGATGTCGTGCCCGCCGCCGCGGCGGGGTCCATCACGACGTTGAACATCCCGTGACACAGCATCACCGGGAGGATACTCGGCCCGCTCTCGTTGTACAGCCAGGTGAACACCACCGAGACACCGACGACGACGACGGCGTACGCCGGGAGCACCACCACCGACCCGTACGAGTCGACACCTAGCAGGAACATCGGGATGTGCCACACCGTCCAGACGACACCGACGACGACGCTCGCGGTCGCGGCGTCCGTCCGCTCCTGCAGGACCGGCAACGCGAACCCACGCCACCCGAACTCCTCGTTCCCGCCGTAGAGCAGCGTCGTGGCGACGAGAGCCGACGGGATCTGCGGCGGGAGTCCGACGAGGACACTCCAGTCGGCCGACCCGGTCCACAGCGACAGACCGCCGACGATGGCGACGGCCCACACCGCAGGTAGCCCGAGTGCGACGAGGTACCACCGCAGGTCGGTGCGGGGATCGAGCACGCTGCGGAGCCAGGCGCGGACGCTGTCTCCACGGAGGCGTGTGACGATCGCCGCGGCGACCGCCGGTCCGAACGCCCCGACGACGACCCCGGCCTCGACGCCGGCGAGCAGCGACGGCACCCACACGCTCCAACTCAGTGCCAGCGCCAGCACGAAGTAGGTGGTTGCCGGAGCCGACTGTCCGATCGACCGAACGCGTGTTCCGATTCGCGTCGACATCACGAGGGTCGTGGGGCGGGGAGGTGTAGAAATCGCGAGCCCGGCTTCAGTCCGTGAATCTGGGTGGCATTTATGATCCCAGGGGGCAGACACGACCCTCATGGCGGACGAGGGGGACCTCGAGGCGATCGGTGCGGTTCTCGAGGACGACACGACCCGTCGTATCCTCGCCGAGACCAGCAGTGAACCCATGACAGTCAACCAGTTGGCGACACACGTCGACGCCTCGAAGCCGACCATCTACCGTCGCATCGAGCGACTCGAGGACCACGATCTGGTCGCTGCGACCATCCACCCGTCGGAGACGGGCCCCCACGAGAAGGTGTTCCGAGCGACGTTCGACCGGGTGGTCGTCAGCCTCGAAGACGGGACGTACACGTACGACATCGAGCGGACCGAACGGATGTCCGACCGCCTGACACGGTTCGTCGACAAACTCTGACCCATGCTCACCACGACGCCACTCCAGTCCGTGACGGTCGAGACGGTGCTCGCGGCGAGTCAGTTCCTCGTCTCGCTACTCGGCCTCACCATCGCGTACATCGCCTACGACGGCTACCGCCGACACGACCGGCTGACGATGTTGTACTTCTGTCTCGGGTTCGTGCTCCTGTTCGGACCACCCGCCGTCGTGGGTGTCGCGGTCGTCTACGTCGGCGTCGGTGGCGAGGTCGCGGCAGCCGCGATCACACAACTCTCGAAGATCCTCGGGCTCGCATTGGTCGTCTTCGCACTCAGAGTCGACCGGTGAGCGGCTCGCAGACCGGGGGAAGCTTCGAGAGGGTGGCCACCGACCGGGGGAAGCTTCGAGAGGGTGGCCGCCGACCGGGGGAAGCTTCGAGAGGGTGGCCGCCGACCGGGGGAAGCTTCGAGAGGGTGGCCGCCGACGGGGGAAAGCTTCGAGAGGGCAGCCGCCGACACGCCGGTGTGGCAGACGTCGCACTCACCAAGCAGCGCGTGGCACCGGACCGCGTCGACCGACTCCGCGAGTGGATGGCCGAGGTGAAGACCCGCGAGTCGGAGGCGTTGGAGACACTCGCCCACGAGGGGATGGTCGCGGAGGCGGCGTTCCTCGACGAGGGACCGGAGGAGACGTACCTGTTCTACTACATGGAGGCCGAAGACGTCGACGCGGTTCACGAGGCGTTCGAGTCGTCACCGTACGAGATCGACCGCGAACACGCGGCGGTGCTCCGCGAGGTCGCCGCCGAGGAGCAACCGGACGAGCAGCCGGAACTCCTCTACCACCTCGTCGACGGCGACGCCGCCCGCGAGCAGGACGGCGGCTTCTCGCCCGGCGGTGTCGAGCCCGCGGACGCGGCGGACGAATCCGACGGCGACCCGGACGCGGCGGACGAGTCCGGCGACGACTCGACGGAGTGAGGAAGCGCGCGGCCGGGATTCGAGGGAGTGACCCGGAGAGACGCCGGTCAGACACGCCCCGGTCGTGCGACGGCGTCGCGGTCGAAACTCCGGTCCGCGACCCGACAGAGTCGTTCGGCGGCCATCCGCGCGCCGACGACGTTCGGCGACAGCGGCCCGACCGAGGTGACGGCGAGCGCGCCGCTGACGTGCACTCGCGAGCGACTCCCGTCTCGCCGACGCCAGGCGAGGGTGTCGTCGTCGAGGATCGGGTAGTCGTGCTCGCCGCGCGCCAACGACAGTTCGTCGGCGACCGCGCCAACCAGCGAGTGCTCGGCGACGGACTCCACGCCGGTCGCGAGCACGACCCGTGCGTCCGCGACCGTCTCGCCCGACGCGGTCCGGAGTCGGAGCGGTCGCCCCGTCCCGGCACACGCCGTCTCGGGGCACGCCGACCCGCTCTCCGCTCCCGCGTCGTCGACGGTGGCGGCGACGACTTCGCGCTGGCGCGCCGCGAGTCCGCCGTCCCGACGTGCCTGCCGCAGTCGTACCGTGAGGTACGGCGGGACGGTGCCGTCGTTGCGTGCCGCCTCGATCAGTTCGTACCGTTCTGGCGCGCCGGGTGGGAGGCGGTGGAGCGTCCCCTCGACGTGGCTGGGCCGGGTCCACGCAGTCGGCGCCTCTGCCTGTGACACGTCGAGTGAACTCCGACACAACAGCGTCGCGTCGCGCTGCTCGCCGAGTCGACAGGCGAACTGGCCGGCCGTGACGCCGCCGCCGACCACCACGGGGCGCTCGTCGGCGGCCAGCAACGCGTCCGTGTCCAGATCTTCGTCCCAGACGTGCGAGACGGCGGCACCGTCCGGCAGCGACGCGGCCCACTCCGGGACGCGCAACCCGCCGTCCAACCCGACGGCTAACACCACTCGGCGACCACGAACGTCGCCGACCGGTGTCTCGACGTGGAGGGGTCCCTCGCCGGGTGTCGGCGGGCGCGCGGCGCCACCACAGCCGGCGTCGGCGTCTGCGCCCTCGGCTGACGAGATTCCCGTCGCGGTCGTCATCACGTGGGTCTCCTCGAGGTCCCACCGGTCGACGGTCCAGTGTGCGTGATCCAAGAACAGCGACAGTGACGGCCGGTTCGGGTAGTCGGTCGTGCCGATCAACTCCCGCGTGCGGTTCCGCTCGCTCGCGAACCGCTCCAGCGAGTCCGACGGGACGTCGAGGTGGTGGCCCACGGGCGACCGGAGCGTCTGTGTCCCGGAGCGGTGGGCGCGCTGCTCGAAGGTCGCGAGGAACTCCTCGTGTGGGTCGACGATCCGCATCTCGTCGGTGCCGTACCCCGCCGCCCGAAGGTGTGCGGCCACACAGACGCCGTGGACGCCGCCGCCGACGATCACCCACTCACACGGCCCGGTCACTGCGGTGTCACCTCCGACGCGCCGGTCGTGCCCACACACGGCCCGAACCGGCCGGCGGATACTCCCTCGACGGGCGCCTCCTCACCGCGGAGTCGCCCCGATCTCCGGGTGGGCGTGTGTGGACCTCTCACGACCACCACTGGGACGCCCCGGTACAAATACTGTGTCCCGTGGGTATCGCGAGTGAGACTCGGGGTCAGGGCGGCGACTCGCCGTGTCGCGGCCGGTCACGGCACCGCGACGCACGGCCGACTCAGACGTCCGCAAGCGGTCCGAAGTCGTCGACCGGGAGGACGGAGTAGTCGACGGTGAGGGTGTCCTTCGTCGCACGGATCTTCCCGACGAACGTCGAGATCTCCTCCAGGTCGCCCTCCAGGATGAACAGTTCCATACAGTGGTGACCGCCCACGTGACTGTGGAAGTTCGAGACGACCGTCTCCTCGTGGTCGTGCCGGAGTCGCATCATCTTCTCTTCGACGCTCGTCGTGTCGTAGTCGAAGACCACCGTCACCACGCCCATCAGCTCCCGTCCCTCCAACTTCTTGTCCTCGAACTCCCCGAGGAGGTTCCGACTCGCCTCCCGGATCACCTCGCTGCGGCCGGTGTACCCGTGATCCTCGGAGAACTCGTCGAGCCGATCCAGCAGTTCCTGTGGCATCGAGACACTGACGACTGTCACGTAACAACCCAGGCGGTTCGAGTTGTTAAAGATTGAGGGGCGTTCTCACGCGACGACGGCGTCGGGACACACGCTACCGCCGAGCACCGGTCCGAGTCACTCCGTCTGCGCCGCTCCGATCGCTCCCGGCGGGTGTGACCACCGTTCCGTCGACACGTCGTTCGGTATCGACGTGTTCCCCTCCACCGTCCTCACGCTTCGCAGTCGTCGCGAGGCGGTCGCGGTGTGTGTCGCCGAACGTCGTCGGGTACTCGAGTCCGTATCCGACGAGGCGGTCCGCGCCGACGTGGGCGGTCCAGACGAGCGCGACGAGCACGGCCAGTGGTGTTCCCGACACCAGTCCCGCACCGCCGAGCAGTGCGGGTGCGGTGTACGTGTGTACGAGGTTGTACAGTCTCGCCCCCACGCGTGGGCCGGCGAGGCACCCCAGCATCGCGAGGTCGGGAGCGAACGCGAGTACCACGTACAGCCAGATCGGCCCGCCGAGCCACGCGAACGCCGCCGTCGCGGCGACGAACGCGGCCAGTCCCTCCACCCGGAGGAGTCGGGTCGGTGTCGGGTCGAGTCGGCCGAATCGTGTCGTGTTCATACAGTGTGTACGTAGCGAGTCACGATATACACCGCCGTGACCCGTGTCGATACGGCCGTCGCCTTCCCTTGTAGTACCTTATACACACACTATCGGTACAGACAGTCTGTCACACCTTACTGGTAACCACTATATACTACCTCGGTGTCACGCTATCTCGTGATGCAGTGGACGAACACTCGGCAATCTCGCAGTTCGGTAGACGATACTGTACCGCATTTCGAAAAGAGTGAACGGTGTGCTCTCGGAGACGGCGGCCAGGCGGCAGATGTCCGGGCTGACGCCGAGGGCGAGTCGCGGGGTGATCGCGCGTGACCCTCGGCGCGGTGCTCCAGTCGGACGTGACGGCGGTGGCGGACGCCGCCAGCGCGGTGTGGGTGTTGGTGGTGTCGTTCCTGATCTTCTTCATGCAGCCCGGCTTCGCCCTGCTGGAGGCGGGGCAGGTCCGGGCGAAGAACGCGGGCAACGTCGTGATGAAGAACATGACCGACTGGTCGCTGGGCGTGTTGGTGTACTACGCACTCGGCGCAGCGGTCGCGGCACTCGCCGGCTACGTGACGACGCCGAGTGCGGAGTACGGCGCCGAGATTGCGTACACCGTCGCCAGCGTGTTCGCGTACGTCACGACGCCGACGGCGTGGGTCGGCTGGCTGTTCGGGGCGGTCTTCGCGATGACGGCCGCGACGATCGTCTCTGGCGCCGTCGCCGAGCGGATGAGCTACTCCGCGTACGTGTTCTACGTGATCGCCCTCGTCGCCGTGATCTACCCGGTGATGCAGGGGTTCGCGTGGGGCGGGAACGGACTCTTGTCGTCGTCGGGCTACCTCGGCCAGTTGATCGGCGCGGGGTACAAAGACTTCGCGGGCGCGACGGTGGTCCACGCGCTCGGTGGCATCGCCGGATTGACGGCCGCGTACATGGTCGGTCCCCGCAAGGGTCGGTTCGACGAGCAGGGGAACCCGCGGCCGATCCCCGGCCACTCGATGCTGTTCGCCGTCATCGGGACGCTGTTCCTCGCGTTCGGCTGGTACGCGTTCAACGTCGGCACGCAGGGCGTGTTCCTCCAGGACGGGTCCTTCGCCGGCGCGGAACTCGGCCGCGTCGCGCTCAACACCACGCTGGCGATGGGCGCCGGGATGGTCGCCTCGACGCTCGTCACTAGCTACTGGGAGGGCAAACCCGACCCGCTGTTCGGCGCGAACGGACTGCTCGCCGGACTGGTCGCGATCACCGGCGCCTGTGCGCACGTCACCTGGGTCGGCGGGATCGCACTCGGCGTGATCGGCG from Halobaculum sp. MBLA0147 includes the following:
- a CDS encoding RNA-guided endonuclease InsQ/TnpB family protein: MEVDRTVRVKLNVPDEQHDDLHQTIQQFQTAVNYTVNHGENDDGYLITNKSTIHDEVYHDLRDETDLPANLVVRSYSKAVEMLKSTVEDWKKGNSRPLPTFDQSTVVYDKRTLTIKDEYATLSTVNGRVESDFVLGEYQRSYLEDDDYEKRMGELHYDPDADTFYLHIVVRKEVEQRDGDRVLGVDLNLKNVAVTSTGRFFDGGELLWRQNHYFRVRRSLQDKGTRSARQVLQRLSGRENRFVLDRLHNISRGVVEEALSHDCSYIAVEDLTHIRERMDAHDDRVKRQMHNWAFRELQEQIAYKASEYGIRVESVNPAFSSQTCSQCGHQSSTNRDPETGWFACNECGYEVDGDYNASKNIGLRLLAVPSGKRPDGLGTGQLALKSGTLNVSDTSSVHSSLEFERESTDKPTASAVGS
- a CDS encoding sugar phosphate isomerase/epimerase family protein, giving the protein MEIGAAVGPYLDTATELPEQFAFVEFGLGEGEITREEFAPDAVREVLAETGLDPVVHLPYHQPIATPVPEIDAATAAYVDELCEVAASVGVERAVAHPSARGAGHATETLIDRLAELSDRAAAHGVEVCFETVGYAGGLSLDRVGELATAADVSVCLDVGYAAAEADTEGVVEFLRTRGDRVAHLHVHDVRHRGDTHLPVGSGDVEFDALGPVIAETVSDATASVEVFTDDAEYLATSAERFRAALAGDL
- a CDS encoding DUF6293 family protein; this translates as MQLHPDRVHVVPLQYEYDRVIEPLRSHGADVVYLLYDETLPERPTYWDELGAEITDGVVAESDCHWIGADHGDPYDVFGLVTTLSQHHLEDSTGVNVATGSTLAAIGAAFGCMDTDTAAQAYYPHAASRAVDGTEEPVTSGYDGETELVEYPIWSPSREQVAMLAVVTVESDSVADPKKRTLIDRGLELAVRHDETLPFVEGAVAAAADDRADGEPIEFGTHLSRSEQVSAYARLSSHVTDPLEDRGYLETRESGRQVILEPTETGRKTLQAFRHEIESLLDPLSEIYRRSGIPDAEVPDWLEPDLPEY
- a CDS encoding RPA12/RPB9/RPC11 RNA polymerase family protein, which encodes MQFCDECGSMMHTEGDTWVCGSCDNVDERDPEAEAAMTTRDGQRDDGAPDVADATRDADETVAEPCPAEDCDGERANYEMLPKPGGSYEVRLFTCVECGHKWRGS
- a CDS encoding ABC transporter ATP-binding protein; its protein translation is MSDTGPRLRVDEVTKRYGETTVVSDVSFEADVGVLGLLGPNGAGKSTLLRTIAGVTSPTSGRIEWDGEDVTDTPAAIRRVCGYLPQRFGVYPNLTAREYLDYVAALEGVPSDTAADRIERLLETVNLSDAADERLGTFSGGMRRRVGLAATLLSDPALVIVDEPTAGLDPAERVRFRNLVTRLGERRVVVFSTHVVPDVEATATDVVLLADGRVVERGRPASLIDRVAGHCWTVETDREGVSDLRERYRVRSTTRTSDGVTVDVIATERPTPDAEPREPTLEDAYLDIVDTAATRAVDPGVVER
- a CDS encoding CPBP family intramembrane glutamic endopeptidase, which produces MSTRIGTRVRSIGQSAPATTYFVLALALSWSVWVPSLLAGVEAGVVVGAFGPAVAAAIVTRLRGDSVRAWLRSVLDPRTDLRWYLVALGLPAVWAVAIVGGLSLWTGSADWSVLVGLPPQIPSALVATTLLYGGNEEFGWRGFALPVLQERTDAATASVVVGVVWTVWHIPMFLLGVDSYGSVVVLPAYAVVVVGVSVVFTWLYNESGPSILPVMLCHGMFNVVMDPAAAAGTTSTALRYLSQTVPIWVTALVALAVYGRTRVAGSLVDTRSWRDAVDGGEHA
- a CDS encoding ArsR/SmtB family transcription factor translates to MADEGDLEAIGAVLEDDTTRRILAETSSEPMTVNQLATHVDASKPTIYRRIERLEDHDLVAATIHPSETGPHEKVFRATFDRVVVSLEDGTYTYDIERTERMSDRLTRFVDKL